One Chitinivibrionales bacterium genomic window carries:
- a CDS encoding methyltransferase domain-containing protein — protein sequence MPATLKRYDITFPEISGLSQDKEWVLFDDGECKRKVRLHNYDEIYQVPGLYEEIFYNSLQCCSPRVIVSMLKEEMAREGADPKNLSVLDFGAGNGIVGEELRKIGVSRVVGADIIPEACEAAYRDRPGVYHDYAVMDLSQMDVFTTKSLLTHKFNSLITVAALGFGDIPTQAFINAFNLVEDGGWIAFNIKETFLSDKDFTGFKDLLHTNLDTSISICASKNYCHRLSITGKKLHYAAVIGRKVSDMKMNDRNN from the coding sequence ATGCCTGCAACTCTTAAGCGATACGATATCACATTTCCCGAAATATCCGGTTTGTCTCAAGACAAAGAATGGGTATTGTTTGATGATGGTGAATGTAAGCGAAAAGTGAGATTACATAACTATGATGAGATTTATCAGGTGCCCGGTTTATATGAAGAAATATTCTATAATAGCCTTCAATGCTGCTCACCGCGGGTTATTGTATCGATGTTAAAAGAGGAGATGGCCAGGGAAGGTGCTGATCCGAAAAACCTTTCAGTTCTCGATTTTGGTGCAGGAAATGGTATTGTAGGTGAAGAACTCCGGAAAATCGGCGTTAGCCGGGTTGTGGGTGCAGATATTATTCCGGAAGCGTGCGAAGCCGCATACCGTGACCGTCCGGGAGTCTATCATGACTACGCTGTCATGGATTTAAGTCAGATGGATGTTTTTACAACCAAGTCATTGCTTACTCATAAGTTCAATTCCCTGATTACTGTTGCCGCCCTTGGTTTCGGTGACATTCCAACCCAGGCATTTATCAATGCTTTCAATCTGGTTGAAGATGGCGGATGGATCGCTTTTAATATTAAAGAGACATTCCTTTCAGATAAAGATTTTACAGGATTCAAGGATCTTTTACACACAAATCTTGATACGAGTATTTCGATTTGTGCGAGCAAAAACTATTGCCATCGCCTTTCAATTACCGGGAAAAAGCTTCATTATGCAGCGGTTATCGGACGAAAGGTATCTGATATGAAAATGAACGACCGCAATAATTAA
- a CDS encoding ATP-binding cassette domain-containing protein, with protein sequence MIEFKNVSKHYNADTYGAKDLSFLVKDGEIFVLVGLSGCGKTTTLKLINRLIEADTGDIKINGIDVKEWDPIALRRNIGYVIQDSGLFPHMTIAENVAIIPRLKRWNRKKIDDTVRSMLSKVDLDPEIYGSRYPAQLSGGQKKRAGVARALAGNAEIILMDEPFGGLDPITREELQNEFVKLQKKLSKSVVFVTHDIFEAVKIGNRIAVMHDGRIQQLNYPDLILHNPANKFVENFIGPHRDYLINYAEKLAREKRLVL encoded by the coding sequence ATGATTGAATTTAAAAACGTCAGCAAACACTATAATGCAGACACTTACGGGGCAAAAGACCTCAGTTTTCTGGTAAAAGATGGAGAAATCTTTGTTCTTGTCGGTTTATCCGGATGTGGCAAGACAACCACATTAAAACTGATCAACCGATTGATCGAGGCGGATACCGGGGATATTAAGATTAACGGTATTGATGTAAAAGAGTGGGATCCTATTGCCCTCAGAAGGAATATCGGGTACGTCATTCAGGACTCCGGCCTGTTTCCTCATATGACTATTGCCGAAAATGTCGCCATTATTCCTCGATTAAAACGGTGGAACCGGAAAAAGATCGATGATACGGTCAGATCAATGCTTTCGAAGGTGGATCTTGACCCTGAGATTTACGGGAGCAGGTATCCAGCTCAGTTATCGGGCGGCCAGAAAAAAAGAGCTGGTGTGGCCCGGGCACTTGCCGGAAATGCCGAGATTATTCTCATGGATGAACCCTTTGGCGGGCTCGATCCGATAACCAGGGAAGAACTCCAGAATGAGTTTGTAAAACTGCAAAAAAAGCTGAGTAAATCGGTCGTTTTTGTGACCCATGATATCTTCGAGGCTGTGAAAATCGGAAATCGTATCGCTGTAATGCACGATGGCCGCATACAGCAGCTCAATTATCCCGATTTAATCCTGCATAATCCCGCCAACAAATTTGTTGAAAATTTTATCGGGCCTCACCGGGATTATCTGATAAACTATGCAGAAAAACTTGCTCGGGAAAAACGTTTAGTATTATGA